One genomic segment of Labeo rohita strain BAU-BD-2019 chromosome 14, IGBB_LRoh.1.0, whole genome shotgun sequence includes these proteins:
- the LOC127176218 gene encoding KH domain-containing protein akap-1-like — MLRRNSSRSFAEMNHIPDIGLYVMVWFGKQEMWCRGQIIRICQMSRGPNSRDHTDIKVEVRRIDYGDVVCVSLWDVKELCGETASIPVQALQVSLVNVRPVNGETWSFEAISWFRSKVQSKILYARLYPEEGEVLVELFMEKGKIGAMRRGDSLSVRLAQNGFAIHECNKPSALKRSDIPEKNRQQSLQWEKYLISCYSQNKK, encoded by the exons ATGCT caGGAGGAATAGCAGTAGATCTTTTGCAGAGATGAATCACATCCCAGACATTGGACTTTATGTCATGGTTTGGTTTGGCAAGCAGGAGATGTGGTGCCGTGGACAGATCATCAGAATCTGTCAGATGAGTCGAG ggcCCAACAGCAGAGATCACACAGACATCAAGGTGGAGGTGAGGAGGATTGACTATGGAGATGTTGTTTGCGTGTCTCTTTGGGATGTGAAGGAACTGTGTGGAGAAACAGCATCCATACCTGTGCAAGCGCTGCAGGTCTCACTGGTGAAT GTGAGGCCAGTGAATGGAGAAACGTGGTCTTTTGAAGCGATCAGCTGGTTCAGGAGCAAAGTGCAGAGCAAGATTCTTTATGCAAGACTTTACCCAGAAGAAGGAGAAGTTTTGGTTGAACTCTTCATGGAAAAGGGAAAGATTGGTGCTATGCG GAGAGGAGATTCTCTGTCTGTGAGACTTGCTCAGAATGGATTTGCCATTCATGAATGTAACAAACCCAGCGCCTTGAAGAGAA GTGACAtcccagaaaaaaacagacagcAGTCCTTACAGTGGGAGAAGTATCTGATCTCCTGTTACAGTCAAAACAAGAAATAA